A genomic window from Serinus canaria isolate serCan28SL12 chromosome 4A, serCan2020, whole genome shotgun sequence includes:
- the LOC103816321 gene encoding SLAIN motif-containing protein-like isoform X2 translates to MVVPGNAPLIQQDPALEPALGRDAPEHSAMGPEPPEDVDPEVRKLRELVCRLELDNQHARSRSSRTLLGTNVPGDIRARVDNREPGLNGMEINNSINAIAEQQELQLMADLHSQLSKMRQEEGENNFRRALDAPMQYRCNSAPEEVSPNGEQSHSNGQCPSPVDTSDSAEILGSLLVAGIHTPAAIHEQNPSEKGADLEGLPSHVDLDEVKVLELENGPEEEDCWLYVSPRKSMDEKTASPLKWCRQVLDNPSPEIEAACRTLINRLDQGYLSMHSALSSQSSVDSELSTSDDSISMGYKLQDLTDVQVMARLQEESLRQDCASSSASVSRRSSSASLHSLRRGTYSDQEFDTYSLEDEDDCDCSLSLRSAHRYSPSPLSSPRCQSPSSGVELGRAAASRLRTPRRAVQSPMQERLKYANSEEELRHSMPNLARSSLRALEAVRSSRSLESDLQVPSSRIPRTQRSAGLTPSKLRYSSGAAQSPLTGRQPKAASGANSLLPGRQVGKPCSYTAPVPPVRKPQLHTGSPSSSCTSRSTTMVTVAKASALKARPGVGGVAVPKGKALPPSRRFLQAAQTPQAPEDDSWKDGCY, encoded by the exons ATGGTGGTGCCCGGGAATGCCCCGCTGATccagcaggaccctgctctgGAGCCGGCCCTGGGCAGAGACGCCCCCGAGCACTCGGCCATGGGCCCGGAGCCCCCCGAGGATGTGGACCCCGAGGTGCGGAAGCTGCGCGAGCTGGtctgcaggctggagctggacaATCAGcatgccaggagcaggagcagcaggaccctgctggGGACAAACGTGCCTGGGGACATCCGTGCCAGGGTGGATAACCGTGAGCCTGGCCTCAACGGGATGGAGATCAACAACAGCATCAACGCCATCGccgagcagcaggagctgcagctgatggcGGATCTGCACAGCCAGCTGAGCAAGATGAGGCAGGAGGAAGGCGAGAACAACTTCAGAAGAGCCCTGGATGCCCCAATGCAATACAGGTGCAACAGTGCCCCCGAGGAGGTGTCTCCCAAtggggagcagagccacagcaatGGCCAGTGTCCCTCACCTGTGGATACAAGTGACAGCGCCGAGatcctgggcagcctgctcgTGGCAGGGATCCACACCCCAGCTGCAATCCATGAACAGAATCCCAGTGAAAAGGGTGCAGATCTAGAGGGGCTTCCGAGTCATGTGGATCTGGATGAAGTCAAAGTGTTAGAACTGGAAAATGGCCCTGAAGAGGAGGATTGCTG GCTCTATGTGTCTCCAAGGAAATCCATGGATGAGAAAACAGCCTCTCCTCTGAAGTGGTGCCGGCAGGTGCTGGATAACCCCAGCCCCGAGATTGAGGCTGCCTGCAGAACCCTCATCAACAGGCTGGACCAAG GGTACCTGAGCATGCACTCGGCCCTGAGCTCCCAGTCCTCGGTGGACAGTGAGCTGAGCACCTCGGACGACTCCATCTCCATGGGCTACAAACTGCAGGACCTCACTGATGTCCAGGTCATGGCACGGCTGCAGGAAGAGA gccTGCGGCAGGACTGCGCCTCCAGCTCCGCCTCCGTGTCCCGCCGCAGCTCCAGCGCCTCTCTGCACTCGCTGCGCCGCGGCACCTACAGCGACCAGGAATTCGACACCTACAGCCTGGAGGACGAGGACGACTGCGACTGCTCACTGTCCTTGCGCAGCGCCCACCGCTACTCGCCGTCCCCGCTGAGCTCCCCGCGCTGCCAGTCGCCCTCCTCGGGCGTGGAGCTGGGCCGGGCCGCGGCCTCGCGACTGCGCACCCCGCGCAGGGCGGTGCAGAGCCCCATGCAGGAGCGCCTCAAGTACGCCAACAGCGAAG aggagctgaggcACAGCATGCCCAACCTGGCACGCAGCAGCCTGCGCGCGCTCGAGGCCGTGCGGAGCAGCCGCAGCCTGGAGTCCGACCTGCAGGTGCCCAGCAGCCGCATCCCCAGGACTCAGCGGTCAGCAG GTCTGACTCCCAGCAAGCTCAGGTATTCCTCGGGGGCTGCACAGTCCCCACTTACGGGGCGCCAGCCCAAGGCGGCCTCGGGAGCCAACTCCCTGCTGCCCGGCAGGCAGGTGGGGAAGCCCTGCAGCTACACGGCTCCTGTCCCCCCAGTCCGCAAACCACAGCTCCACAcaggctctcccagcagcagttgCACTTCCAGAAGCACCACCATGGTCACTGTGGCCAAAGCCTCTGCCCTGAAAGCACGGCCGGGTGTGGGAGGGGTGGCCGTGCCCAAGGGAAAGGCACTGCCCCCATCCAGGAG
- the LOC103816321 gene encoding SLAIN motif-containing protein-like isoform X1: MVVPGNAPLIQQDPALEPALGRDAPEHSAMGPEPPEDVDPEVRKLRELVCRLELDNQHARSRSSRTLLGTNVPGDIRARVDNREPGLNGMEINNSINAIAEQQELQLMADLHSQLSKMRQEEGENNFRRALDAPMQYRCNSAPEEVSPNGEQSHSNGQCPSPVDTSDSAEILGSLLVAGIHTPAAIHEQNPSEKGADLEGLPSHVDLDEVKVLELENGPEEEDCWLYVSPRKSMDEKTASPLKWCRQVLDNPSPEIEAACRTLINRLDQASRWKNLYCSPLAAPSAHNLNSEAGSCSNALNSPGHLKSTNKALLTCGSSGYLSMHSALSSQSSVDSELSTSDDSISMGYKLQDLTDVQVMARLQEESLRQDCASSSASVSRRSSSASLHSLRRGTYSDQEFDTYSLEDEDDCDCSLSLRSAHRYSPSPLSSPRCQSPSSGVELGRAAASRLRTPRRAVQSPMQERLKYANSEEELRHSMPNLARSSLRALEAVRSSRSLESDLQVPSSRIPRTQRSAGLTPSKLRYSSGAAQSPLTGRQPKAASGANSLLPGRQVGKPCSYTAPVPPVRKPQLHTGSPSSSCTSRSTTMVTVAKASALKARPGVGGVAVPKGKALPPSRRFLQAAQTPQAPEDDSWKDGCY, translated from the exons ATGGTGGTGCCCGGGAATGCCCCGCTGATccagcaggaccctgctctgGAGCCGGCCCTGGGCAGAGACGCCCCCGAGCACTCGGCCATGGGCCCGGAGCCCCCCGAGGATGTGGACCCCGAGGTGCGGAAGCTGCGCGAGCTGGtctgcaggctggagctggacaATCAGcatgccaggagcaggagcagcaggaccctgctggGGACAAACGTGCCTGGGGACATCCGTGCCAGGGTGGATAACCGTGAGCCTGGCCTCAACGGGATGGAGATCAACAACAGCATCAACGCCATCGccgagcagcaggagctgcagctgatggcGGATCTGCACAGCCAGCTGAGCAAGATGAGGCAGGAGGAAGGCGAGAACAACTTCAGAAGAGCCCTGGATGCCCCAATGCAATACAGGTGCAACAGTGCCCCCGAGGAGGTGTCTCCCAAtggggagcagagccacagcaatGGCCAGTGTCCCTCACCTGTGGATACAAGTGACAGCGCCGAGatcctgggcagcctgctcgTGGCAGGGATCCACACCCCAGCTGCAATCCATGAACAGAATCCCAGTGAAAAGGGTGCAGATCTAGAGGGGCTTCCGAGTCATGTGGATCTGGATGAAGTCAAAGTGTTAGAACTGGAAAATGGCCCTGAAGAGGAGGATTGCTG GCTCTATGTGTCTCCAAGGAAATCCATGGATGAGAAAACAGCCTCTCCTCTGAAGTGGTGCCGGCAGGTGCTGGATAACCCCAGCCCCGAGATTGAGGCTGCCTGCAGAACCCTCATCAACAGGCTGGACCAAG CCAGTAGATGGAAAAACCTGTATTGCAgccccctggcagctcccagcgcACATAACCTGAATTCCGAGGCAGGCTCCTGTAGCAATGCACTAAACTCTCCTGGGCACCTCAAATCGACTAACAAAGCACTACTAACCTGTGGCAGCTCAG GGTACCTGAGCATGCACTCGGCCCTGAGCTCCCAGTCCTCGGTGGACAGTGAGCTGAGCACCTCGGACGACTCCATCTCCATGGGCTACAAACTGCAGGACCTCACTGATGTCCAGGTCATGGCACGGCTGCAGGAAGAGA gccTGCGGCAGGACTGCGCCTCCAGCTCCGCCTCCGTGTCCCGCCGCAGCTCCAGCGCCTCTCTGCACTCGCTGCGCCGCGGCACCTACAGCGACCAGGAATTCGACACCTACAGCCTGGAGGACGAGGACGACTGCGACTGCTCACTGTCCTTGCGCAGCGCCCACCGCTACTCGCCGTCCCCGCTGAGCTCCCCGCGCTGCCAGTCGCCCTCCTCGGGCGTGGAGCTGGGCCGGGCCGCGGCCTCGCGACTGCGCACCCCGCGCAGGGCGGTGCAGAGCCCCATGCAGGAGCGCCTCAAGTACGCCAACAGCGAAG aggagctgaggcACAGCATGCCCAACCTGGCACGCAGCAGCCTGCGCGCGCTCGAGGCCGTGCGGAGCAGCCGCAGCCTGGAGTCCGACCTGCAGGTGCCCAGCAGCCGCATCCCCAGGACTCAGCGGTCAGCAG GTCTGACTCCCAGCAAGCTCAGGTATTCCTCGGGGGCTGCACAGTCCCCACTTACGGGGCGCCAGCCCAAGGCGGCCTCGGGAGCCAACTCCCTGCTGCCCGGCAGGCAGGTGGGGAAGCCCTGCAGCTACACGGCTCCTGTCCCCCCAGTCCGCAAACCACAGCTCCACAcaggctctcccagcagcagttgCACTTCCAGAAGCACCACCATGGTCACTGTGGCCAAAGCCTCTGCCCTGAAAGCACGGCCGGGTGTGGGAGGGGTGGCCGTGCCCAAGGGAAAGGCACTGCCCCCATCCAGGAG